From the Leptospira congkakensis genome, the window AAGGTGACCACCTAACAAAAAGAGAAACTGAATTTCAAAAGTTTGCGAATGACCTTTATAATGAAAGATTAGAAATGGGTGTGGCTCGCGAACAAGCAAGGAAAGATTTACCACTTGCAACTTATACGGAAGCGTATTGGAAAGTTGACCTACACAACTTACTTCACTTTTTAGCACTTCGTATGGATGATCATGCCCAATTGGAAGTTCGTCTCTTTGCAAAAACCATTGGAGAACAGATTGTTAAAAAATGGGTTCCAAACGCTTGGGAAGCATTTGTCGACTACCGTTTGTCTGCGCTCAATTTGACTAAATATGACACACTAATCATCAATGCGCTCAACACTTCTGGCAAAGAAGGTGCTATAAAGAAGGCAATCGAACTAGGTTTGTTAGACGAACAAGGTTCCACAGCTAAAAAAAGCCGAGAACGTGAGGAATTGGAGTACAAATTGAAAGATATGGGTTTCGCCATTCCCTGGTAGGTAAACCCGCTGAAAACAAAATCAAATTTGATAAATTTGATTGATAATTTATTTCATCGTGTTTGTTAGAGGGATTATGAGCCTCAGAATCCTTCTAACAGTTTTTTCCATCCTCCTAACTTCCGTTTCCCTTTTTGCAGAAGAGTTTGCTGTAGCTACCTTCACTCGCGGTAAAGTCAGTTTTATCTCCGCTTCTGACACTTCCAAACTTTGGAAAACACTCAAAGTCAATGATGTGCTAAAACCAGGCGATAGAATCAAAACTGGGAATGGATCTAAAGTGGATTTTTTCTACAAAGAAACAGAGATACGCATCCAACCAAACACAGACTTTACGCTAAAAGAATGGGATTCCGATAAAAAAATTGCAAAAGCTTATATAGAAAAAGGAGCCGCTTGGTTCCGAGTCAGCAATTTTAAAAAAGGAAGTTTTGAGGCATCTACTCCCACAACGACAGCCGGTGTACGTGGAACCGCTTTCGGAGTGTTCTACGAAGAAAAAGAAAAAACAGGATACACTTGTGTTTGTGAAGGTCTCGTAAATGTGAATGGAACCGAATTTGCAAAAGGAAGTGGCGGTGCTATGAAAGTGGGAGCTACTGAAATTTCTAAAAACGATTACAAAGAACTCATCACCGAAGACGGTGCCACTCTCAAGTTTAAAGAAAAACGTAAAGACAATCCTATGTTATCTCGTTGCCTTCCATGCCATAAACCTGTAGGTTGGGAAGATACAAGTTTTACTCCGGATGAAACTTATGGTAAAAAGTGAAATTTTTTTTTAGACTATTTTTATTAACAATACTCATCACCAATTCTTTATTTGGTGATGAGGTCATCACCACAAAAAAAGACGAACCTGATGGTTACTATGGATTAAAACTAGGTGCCATCCTCACTCCAACACTTTCTTATCGAGTTCGAGACAAAGCCTCTGGAACCACTGATTTAACTCCTTCTGACAAAGCCGGATTTTCACTCCCTTGGACAATGATTACCATGTCGAAAGAATGGGAAGAAACTGGAATCAAAGCAGAGTTCTGGGGAGAAATCCTTCGTAACGATGCTCTTACAAATGACACTTTAGCAGGCACTGGTAATAAATCCAACCCATATGTATTTCTCGTTAGGCGAGCAAATTTAGCTAAAACCTTTGAAATAGGAAACACAAAACACCAAATCCAATTGGGAATGTTTGAATTGCCACATATGTTTTCTGTTTGGTCAGGGAACTATGATTGGCGTTATTTTGATAAATCTCCATTGGAGTCTATGGGTTTTTCCAAAGATCCTGTAGATCTTGGAATCAATTATATCCTTCGTTGGAATTCATTTTCTGTACAAACTGCTATCGTCAACGGAGAAGGGTATCGAAATACCCAAAACACAACCAATACAGGATACGATGTGATTGGAAAACTAGGTTGGGATCCAACCTGGTCAGAAAATCTTAAAACAGGGCTCCATATTTTAGGAAGAGCTTCGAATGCTTTTGGTTATGCGAGCGATGAATGTCGAGAAGGAAAAACAAGTTGTCTAGCAAGTGATGGAAATCCGCTCACAAGAAAACAAGGAACAGTTTCACTCAACCAAGAACAAGTTGTTGCTGTCGAGTCACACCTAGTTTGGAGAGAGATCCTAAACTTAGGGCTTGGCGGAATGGCAAAAAAACGTTTGGGTGGGGAAATTGTGGATCGGATGTCTCCTTATGCGCCTGCTACGAAAGTTCCAGAAGCAACTGGTCGAGGAGCCTACTTTTGGGCCGGCCTTGGGAACGGAACTTTGCGTATTGTAACCCGAGGCGAGATTGCCACTGGCGGACCGGCTCCTGGTCTCCAAGCTACGGAAACAGTGGAAAAGGAACCTTGGCTCTGGTTCAAACCTGGAACTGTAGACCCTCTCTATTCTAATCAATCTTATTACATCACTCGTCAAATCTTTGGGGAATGGTTAATCACCCCATCAGCACGACTTGCTTTGGGATATACGGAGGTACGTTCGTATGATTCTAAAGGAGACCCAAATAAATGGTATGTAGACAGTACCGGCGAGGCATCAAATCGTGTCGAATATATAGAACAGTTTTCAAAACCTGCAGTGCATCCGATCTCCGAATATGGTAGATTGGATCGGAGCATTGTTTTGAAAGCCACAGCTACGTTCTAAGACAGAGAGTATGGTATCTGAAATCCAAATCTTTATAGAATCCCAATTGTCTTCTGGGTCTTTTTCTATTTTTAGTTTTTTCTTTTTAGCCTTTGGCGGTTTGCTCGCGGGGCTATTGCCTTGTGTTTATCCTTTGTATCCCATCACTGCGGGGATTTTAAAGTCCCGTGTTTCGAAACACAAATGGTCGCATCCGCTAGTTTATTATGTGGGTCTTGCGAGTATGTACGCAGTATTTGGACTGGTCGCTGGATTTAGTGGAGGGGCGTTCAATTCTTTTTTACGTTTCCCTGAAACCCAAGTTGTACTTTCCGTTTTATTATTTATCTTGGGGCTGAGTGTTGCTGAATTTTTATATTTTCCTTTTTTCTCTGGTGACCTTAGAAATTCGGTAAACGTAAGTTATGCGAATACTTTTTTTCTGGGTGCAGGGGCTGGGTTACTTTCTTCTCCTTGTGTTGGTCCCGTAGTTGTATCCATTCTTGTCCAACTGATAACCTACCAAACCGAAGGGTTTAGTATTCTACCTATTCTATTCACTTCATTAAAAATGTTCGTATTTGGATTGGGGCTTGGGATTCCTTTTCTCTTGATTGGTGTATTTGGTTTTGCCTTACCAAAA encodes:
- the thyX gene encoding FAD-dependent thymidylate synthase, producing the protein MQQSDFESISRVSVPELDSILGKPFPVLDDGFVRLVDYMGSDESIVQAARVSYGKGTKKVNEDRGLIRYLMRHRHSTPFEMCELKLHVRVPMDTWRQWIRHRMANVNEYSTRYSVAIDSAQTTLPGEWRVQSVGNKQGSDGFLELSKGDHLTKRETEFQKFANDLYNERLEMGVAREQARKDLPLATYTEAYWKVDLHNLLHFLALRMDDHAQLEVRLFAKTIGEQIVKKWVPNAWEAFVDYRLSALNLTKYDTLIINALNTSGKEGAIKKAIELGLLDEQGSTAKKSREREELEYKLKDMGFAIPW
- a CDS encoding FecR family protein, producing the protein MSLRILLTVFSILLTSVSLFAEEFAVATFTRGKVSFISASDTSKLWKTLKVNDVLKPGDRIKTGNGSKVDFFYKETEIRIQPNTDFTLKEWDSDKKIAKAYIEKGAAWFRVSNFKKGSFEASTPTTTAGVRGTAFGVFYEEKEKTGYTCVCEGLVNVNGTEFAKGSGGAMKVGATEISKNDYKELITEDGATLKFKEKRKDNPMLSRCLPCHKPVGWEDTSFTPDETYGKK